One Drosophila teissieri strain GT53w chromosome X, Prin_Dtei_1.1, whole genome shotgun sequence genomic window, AAAAGTAAAGAGGCAGCTCTGCAGGAATATCGCCACAAGCTCAAGGCGTCATCCGGGTCATCCGGGGAACTGCATCCGGATTACAAGGGCTACTCCGCATCCGGTTACTTTGCCGAGCCGGAAGCGGAGGTGGAGAATGAATCGAAGCTAGTCCTCAACGAAGAAGGCTATCCCTATCGTTATGTGCTCAAGAAGGAAACGCTGCTGGATGATCATGACCCCTGGTTGTCCCACAcacacggccacgcccaccagcacgcccacggccacgcccactcgcacagcaacagcaacaagcacCCGAGCCTCGAATACGACAGCTACAGTCCGAAGTTCAACAACAATCCCGAGGGCTACGGCTATCAGCACACGTACAAGGTCAGAGGTCAGCCAGGCGGCGGCGCCGGgtcggggggcgtggctggaaTAGGCGGCGGCACGACGGCAGGAGGtggaaagcggggaaaacgGGGAGGAGGCGTTCATCCCAGGCAAGAGGCGATTAAGAAGCAACTGCGCTCATCGGAGGTCAAGGACTTGGAAGCCAGTTTGGCTTTGAGGCCACCGCCCAAATAGTAATCCCCCGCCCCCTCCCCTTCGCTCGATTAATCGAATAAGCCGCAAAAGTCCACCACCCTCATAGCTTATTTTATGCCAGAATTTCGTGCATGCTTCATTGTATATGCtattgtcttttttttttagaatcTAAGTGTAAGTACGATTATTTATTGTATGGCCCACTGCTGAAAGCGTAGCCAACTAAAACAAACGATAACAAATTAcgccaataaacaaattaatgaaataatttaaaattaaagctaCTATCCATCTATCATTCCAAGCAATTGACACGGATTGGAAGTTTATGATAACCGCATGAACTAGATTTTCCCCgaaccccgcaccccgcagcccagaccccgcacccatttttccatatttttgttagttagagtaatgggtatcagatagtcggggaactcgactatagcgttctctcttgtttagtttcgatttttattcggctatttgttttgctcaatgtgtgggtgtgagtgcgagtgtttgagtgtgtgcgtgtgatgtaattaataattttagcAAACAATTATGAGGCAGCCGCCCACAACCCCCTCATAAACTGATTGAAACATCCAGAGATTCAGCCTCGGATTGGGTAAATCACAGTAAAAGTGCCGCTGCTGCAACGTAACTCTTTCTCGATGTCAGTACACTCGCCAGATTTACGTTCCGGTTATATAGGAACACAAAGTATACGGGCAAGAATCTGTTGTAAATGGCAGAAAAGAGTGTCAAATGTGTAGTTACGTGAGATTTTGACGATTAATCGCCAGCCCAGCGGCCACATTGtctctatttttttgtggctCAAATTCGGCACCCGCTCACGCACAGATTTTATTCAAGATCATATAGTGGTTCAGCGACGACCGATGGtgggtataaaaagtattttcacTGGCCATAGCCAGTCATTGCTCACTCAGCGTTCAAGCCCCCAAATCAGCCGCATTGATGATGCTCAAAGTCGTAAAGGTGAGTCGGGTGAATTCCCTTAGCGGGTCCTTTCGTATTAATAGCTTATCTTGCTAGATCCTCTTGCTCTTCGCCCTTCTGGGCGTGGCCTGTATCCAGGCCGTCGTGGTCGGACCCCAGCCGCTACACAATAACAACCGGAACGGCTACCGCTACAATGGCCCCGCCCACAAGTATCTGCCATCGGAGGAGTCGCACTCGCACGGCAGCCACTTGGATTCCAGTCACAAGCATGGTCCGCAGGGCACCAGTGATCCCTACAACTCACATCATTACCCAGCACAACAGCACCATGAGCAGGGAACGCAGGAGCACGACCATCAGCAGAAGGAGCTTGACTCCTGGCAATCGCCTcttgcccagcagcaacaccagagCTTTGGTAACCAGCCAAATCATCAGAACGCCTACAATGAAGGACATgaacaccagcagcatcatGGATTAAACCTACAGCAACATCATGAATtaaaccagcagcaacattatGGATCAAACCAACAGTATCAAAGTTACGGGCAGcaacactatcaacaaagctccAACCAGCTGCAACATCATCAGTCGCAACACTTAGCCGAACCAGCCcatttccagcagcagcagccccacGAAATTCAGGGACACAAGCAGCATCAGCAGAGGAAGGAGCTATGGGACTCGGTTCCAGAGCAGCAGCCCCAAGAACACGAGCCTTGGCATTCCTCGCAATCTTCGCATGGtttccaacaacaacagcagcaacatgagcaGTTCCGGCCACAGCAGCATCACAATCGCTTTGAGCAACAGCTTCCGCTGCGGGAAGACCTGTGGCAACCTATTCGTGAACTGGACCTGGAGAAGCTGCCATCGGCAGGGGCGCACGCCACTAGCCACAAGACGGTTGCTGCTCCTGGACGAGATGTCAAGCTTGTGCCAAGCTACACGCTCTCCAGCGACTTTGAGCACGACCGCTTCATTGGACTGGATGGTGTGGACACTCGTCTGCTGACCCAATCTCTGCCAGATGCCTACCGCAAGCAGCTGTTCTCCTCGCCCCCCGAACCATCGTCCTTAAGCCAGCGGCCGCACCAGCAACTCAAGCCTGAAGCCTCCGATTTCCTGCAAATGCAGTCCCACTCGTATCAGTTGCCCTCAACGTTCAGCACTCACGCGGAGTGGCCCCAGGacaaggagcagcaacaggccACCGGCAATCGCCAGTACTCGACTGGTGCCTACGCAGTTGCCCCTTCGTATCTGCACACCTCCGAGCCACACACCTCGCAACCGCCCAAAAATAGCTTGCCCCATCCTAGCCGTGACTTCCAGCCACCTTACTACTGAAGCCGCCCTTGAACGGACCTAATAACTGAATAAACTGGTACACGGATCGTCCGCCAGATGATCGTACCATCTTCAACATTCGCTTTTCTTCGGAAAAGCATTTGGTCtgaaaagcaaaacttttatAGTAACAATTGTACAGATAAATactatttccctttttttttatatttaataaagagtGCATTGGTGAACATACGGATCTTGTGGTTTACTTGATAAAAGCAGATCTTATGAACGTATGAATAAAATGAGTATTTGGCGCTCATGTGATATCATGCCAAACGCGAAACAAAGACGACCTTCAtagctggccaaaagcgagcGTGGCTAATTTGATTACGATTTTCGCAGATAATTACGAGAATCTTTGTAATTTTCTCATACTTATGCTGCTGTTTGTTTAGGCTAATGTTGCCGTGCCGAATTAGGCGCCGCCAAATTAGAGACGATTCGAGTTCGGTGTTCTCGAGCTGCTTCCGTCGTCCAAGTGAAGGTAAAACaaatagaaacagaaacaaagaccgaaacagatacagaaacAGAGGGCGCACCTTAAAAACACCCACACGACTGCGCCTCTTGCAGAAATGATATGCGGCAGCAACACCGCAACTTTCATTGCAGCAGGAAGCCAGCAGCCATGGGTAAATATTGCATTCATCAGTGCTCTCCTTTTGGCACACTATTTGTTATGTTCATGACTCGGTTCGGTTTCAATCAAGTCGAGTcatcgaaattgaaatgttggCGTCGTGCGAAGGCGATCGATCgatgaacagcagcagcagcaccaccaacaaccaacaactgCCCATTGCTGAGGGCAAACTGGTGTGTGCGACGATTGTGGCACGGCGtcactttcattttcagtCGGCAAATTGTTGTACGGAAGTCGAAAGCAACCTATTTGAAACCCATAGACAGACCTTAATGCAGGCAGAATACTGTAAGGCATACGGAATGATTGCTATGGCAATATTAAAACTATCCCAGCCACCAGTGAACTTCACACTTAAATCTTGGGCCACACAACAAGTGTCGTATTCCTCACGGGAAAACCGcctacacagaaaaaaacacaacgaTCTCTTTTGGTTACTAAATGGTGGAAATTCATGTTGATTATCACCACATTAGagcatttttttctgtgcagcCGGCAGCTAATCTGGGAAGTTCGTGAAGTGGAAAATTTTGCATTCGAAGGGCGACGAAAACGAAGACCAAAAGTCCCCGGCTCAGTTACACGGGTTGTTGATCCCACAAAAGACGGCGAAAGCAATTTTCGAACCTGCAACATTGCAAAAGTGTTTCGCAAGCGCCACAAGCCAAAAAGATAATTTAATCAGAATTAGGTTTAATAATAACCAGAGTTTTAATCAAACTGGGCGTTTCGATATTGGACAATTGGACAATTGGTAGTTAGATGGTTTGGTGGTTTGATGGCGGGATACCAGATTACGCAACCAGGAGGAAGAGTTGCAAGTGGAAGATATCGCTTTCAGCGGAACCACAGATATCGAATGACATCGGGGCGGCTTCTTCTTATATATGCCCACGGCGTCAGGGCCACTGCAAGCATTTGCAACAGACAACCATATTGAGCAGCATGTTCAGGTTTATTCACCTCGACATCCTGGTCAGCCTGTTTGGCTGTTTTGCATTGATGAGGgcacagcaccaccagcaatCCCACCAGCAGGAGCTTTCGGGGCTACAACTCCACCATCCCCCGTGGCTGTACTCGATGCCCTGGCGACCTTTGATCCTGCCCACAGCTAGCCCTTTGCCTTCTTTGGCGGCGCTGGCTCAACTGAGTCCTGGCTACACGGGTCCGCAGACCTTTCCTCCAGTTGCAGAGGATCAACGAGCACAAACGCATCAAtatccgcagcagcaacagtcgcagcaatatccgcagcaacagcagacgCAGCAATATCCGCAACAGACGCAGCAatatcagcagcaacagcagtatCAGCAGCTACAGCAATATCAGCCAtatcagcaacatcagcaacagcaataccAACAGACATATCCGCAGCAATTCCAGCATCCGTCCGTCCTGGTGGGCCTATTCACTCCTCAGCTGCAGGCCCCGCCGTtggcagctcctcctccacagGCTGGCCACTTTAGCCTGCCCTTCAGGCCCTCCCCCTTCGCCGGGTACACGGAtgacggagatggagatgtaGATCAGGGGCAGGGATATAACGGTATACAAGAGCAATCGGCCCAGCAGGAACTGGAGGAAGCGCCCTTCCATGACCATGCCTATAATAAGCCAGTGGCGGAGGGTTCCGAGCAGCCAAGGGGCTACGTCTACTTAGCGCCCAGTAATGCCTATAATCTCGTAAGAACTTAGAGAGAACTTAACGCAAAACAGCACATAAATATCACCTAtttttttgctaatttataAGTCATTGTATACCAAATATCAATCAGTACTCGTAGGCTTGCATGAATTCTAACGATATAACCCAGAAACGAACACGGCAAGTAAAGTCAGGCTCTGCAAATGCGATTTTGTGGAGATTTAAGTAGACATTCAACAAATATGTTTTCACTCTCCGGGGtaccaagtccaagtccaaatcCGAGTGCTAGGTTCATTTCCCGTGGTAAATTCGAGCGCAGCTTCGAGTCTGGGTAATGAAATGCCGGGGATGACTCGCCCACTCTGGAAGACCGCTGTCTTTGAAGACGGCCGTCTTTTGCCATGGGCGGGCTGTGTTTTTGTGCTTGTATATCTGGCAATTTGTTGCCACTCTCAAATGCCTCAATTACAATCGTCTCGCACAAGTCGCAAATCGGTGAAATTATAACTCGATCGACGTGGCAGGTGTGACCTTGGCAGCGGATTGCGCAACTGTCTGCAGGGCGGAGTCTTAGCGGCTGGCGGGCAATTACTTCAACTAAAGCCTCTGCCGTGGCACACAACTGTTGGCCAAAGAAACGATCCCAGATGAGTACCAAAAGCCACTCACAGCGTTCACCAGTCGAAAGtcatgaaatatgtatatcttgTATACCATACAACAAACCAATGAGTTCTATGAAGAGCGGATTCACGGGGTCTTCGACTCAGTAATATCCCAAAATTGGAACTAACCCGATCGATAATGGATTTCTAGGTACTTAGCTCAACGAGTACGGGCTTGAACTCCACTGTTACGTAGAACTGCGCTTGAGGGTCGTCAGACGACACAAGCCACACCAGCAAGGTGCACATCATTTATCTTCCATGGTCGCGGGCTGTATGCAGATGTATCGCAAAGGTTTCGGGCCAAGTCCATTAGTAGCCATGGGTTACGGGTGCCGAAGGGATGGAGGGGGGGTTGGGCTCGGGGTCGGGGTCAAAGGGGCACTAACAGACCTCAAACTATTGccaaatcatcatcatccacgGCAGAGACCCAAATTAAGA contains:
- the LOC122624900 gene encoding basic-leucine zipper transcription factor A produces the protein MMLKVVKILLLFALLGVACIQAVVVGPQPLHNNNRNGYRYNGPAHKYLPSEESHSHGSHLDSSHKHGPQGTSDPYNSHHYPAQQHHEQGTQEHDHQQKELDSWQSPLAQQQHQSFGNQPNHQNAYNEGHEHQQHHGLNLQQHHELNQQQHYGSNQQYQSYGQQHYQQSSNQLQHHQSQHLAEPAHFQQQQPHEIQGHKQHQQRKELWDSVPEQQPQEHEPWHSSQSSHGFQQQQQQHEQFRPQQHHNRFEQQLPLREDLWQPIRELDLEKLPSAGAHATSHKTVAAPGRDVKLVPSYTLSSDFEHDRFIGLDGVDTRLLTQSLPDAYRKQLFSSPPEPSSLSQRPHQQLKPEASDFLQMQSHSYQLPSTFSTHAEWPQDKEQQQATGNRQYSTGAYAVAPSYLHTSEPHTSQPPKNSLPHPSRDFQPPYY
- the LOC122624903 gene encoding ATP-dependent RNA helicase DHH1; this translates as MFRFIHLDILVSLFGCFALMRAQHHQQSHQQELSGLQLHHPPWLYSMPWRPLILPTASPLPSLAALAQLSPGYTGPQTFPPVAEDQRQYPQQTQQYQQQQQYQQLQQYQPYQQHQQQQYQQTYPQQFQHPSVLVGLFTPQLQAPPLAAPPPQAGHFSLPFRPSPFAGYTDDGDGDVDQGQGYNGIQEQSAQQELEEAPFHDHAYNKPVAEGSEQPRGYVYLAPSNAYNLVRT